In Acholeplasma equirhinis, the following proteins share a genomic window:
- a CDS encoding energy-coupling factor transporter transmembrane component T family protein, which yields MNIKIGQYIAGDSFLHRLDPRIKILSMLLLIISIFVIPVELNPVYIGFMIGLFLFSIGLTYLSGIPLGKVMQGLKAIVFLLTFTFMIQLFTIQPADETPFVNLPMTLSIISIPLLVVLTIFYHFIKHKIKFKTTWFFIYVILAFVIQWAVIAYIPNVGLNFDYDFMVYPSGLLRAGFIFLRIVSVMIIASLLTFTTSTIELNDGLESLMKPLRLIKIPTYIFSMMISLTLRSIPTLLEETEKILKAQTSRGADFAESSFKDKIGQIIALLIPVFVISFNRAEDLSNAMEARGYIIGAPRTKIDTYKIDTKDIVTMVLMSILLISVVVIRYAV from the coding sequence ATGAATATAAAAATTGGACAATATATTGCAGGGGATTCATTCTTACATAGATTAGACCCAAGAATTAAGATCCTTTCAATGTTACTTTTAATCATTTCTATATTCGTGATACCAGTAGAACTAAATCCTGTTTACATTGGATTTATGATAGGGTTATTCTTATTCTCAATTGGATTAACTTATTTATCTGGTATTCCATTAGGTAAAGTGATGCAAGGTTTAAAAGCAATCGTATTCCTTTTAACCTTTACATTTATGATTCAGCTCTTTACAATTCAACCTGCTGATGAGACACCATTTGTGAACTTACCAATGACATTATCAATCATTAGTATTCCACTCCTAGTGGTATTAACGATTTTCTATCATTTCATTAAACACAAAATTAAATTTAAAACAACTTGGTTTTTCATTTATGTTATTTTAGCTTTTGTGATCCAATGGGCAGTTATTGCTTATATACCAAATGTAGGATTAAACTTTGATTACGACTTTATGGTCTATCCATCAGGACTCTTAAGAGCTGGATTTATTTTCTTAAGAATTGTTTCAGTTATGATCATTGCATCACTGCTTACATTTACAACTTCAACAATTGAACTCAATGATGGTCTTGAATCATTAATGAAACCATTAAGATTGATTAAGATTCCAACATATATCTTTTCAATGATGATTTCATTGACTTTAAGAAGTATTCCAACACTTTTAGAAGAAACTGAAAAGATTTTAAAAGCTCAAACTTCACGTGGAGCTGATTTTGCAGAAAGTTCATTTAAAGATAAGATTGGACAAATCATTGCATTATTAATTCCAGTCTTTGTCATTTCATTTAACAGAGCAGAAGACTTATCTAATGCAATGGAAGCACGTGGTTATATTATTGGTGCACCAAGAACTAAAATAGATACATACAAGATTGATACAAAAGACATTGTAACCATGGTCTTAATGTCAATTCTATTAATTTCTGTTGTGGTGATTCGTTATGCGGTATAA
- the truA gene encoding tRNA pseudouridine(38-40) synthase TruA — protein MRYKAIIAYEGTQYSGYQTQEKETTIQGTFEKALRLMTQLEIPTFAASRTDKGVHALYQVTHFDAPMDIPNEKWIYGLNIRLPGDIRVLKVAKVKDTFHARFDAKSKIYTYKISKKEVSAFESNHEVYVRNFDINLVKDELEDIVGTHDFSAFSPNKENKPPVKTIYSFTYKETKTHYIFKIHGNHFLRYMVRSIMGNVIAIATNKKPKGHLKEMLETKNRLLTAKTAPACGLYLTRIYYK, from the coding sequence ATGCGGTATAAAGCAATCATTGCTTATGAAGGGACACAATATAGTGGCTATCAGACGCAAGAAAAAGAAACTACAATTCAAGGTACTTTTGAAAAAGCATTAAGACTGATGACACAACTTGAGATTCCAACCTTTGCAGCAAGTAGAACAGATAAAGGTGTACATGCGCTTTATCAAGTGACTCACTTTGATGCACCGATGGATATCCCAAATGAGAAATGGATTTACGGTTTAAATATTCGCCTACCAGGCGATATTAGAGTTCTAAAAGTAGCTAAGGTCAAAGATACCTTCCATGCTAGATTTGATGCTAAATCAAAGATTTATACATATAAAATCAGTAAAAAGGAAGTTTCAGCATTTGAATCAAACCATGAAGTATATGTTAGAAACTTTGATATCAATTTAGTCAAAGATGAATTAGAAGATATTGTTGGCACACATGACTTTTCAGCGTTTTCTCCAAATAAAGAAAACAAACCACCTGTAAAGACAATTTATAGTTTTACATACAAAGAAACCAAAACACATTATATTTTTAAAATTCATGGCAATCATTTCTTACGTTACATGGTTCGAAGTATTATGGGTAATGTGATTGCAATTGCAACAAATAAAAAACCAAAAGGGCATTTGAAAGAAATGCTTGAAACAAAAAACAGATTATTAACTGCAAAGACTGCACCTGCCTGTGGTCTATATTTAACAAGAATTTACTACAAATAA
- the tmk gene encoding dTMP kinase codes for MFITFEGGEGSGKTTIIAKLKETLEQKGISVVTTREPGGSSIAEQIREVLLNNKNTDLKPHTEALLFAASRAQHLDEVIIPNLDKVILCDRYIDSSFAYQAYGRDLGMDFVKKVNDYALCYMPDLTFYIDLDHEVGLARVSKSRSHKKDRLDSEQTIFHDKVRSGYLELAKTEKRYKVINGNQDVESIYNEILNVILERL; via the coding sequence ATGTTTATTACATTTGAAGGTGGAGAAGGTAGTGGAAAGACTACCATTATTGCCAAATTAAAAGAAACTTTAGAACAAAAAGGTATTTCGGTTGTTACAACAAGGGAACCAGGAGGTTCTTCAATTGCAGAACAAATTCGTGAAGTGTTATTAAACAATAAGAACACAGATTTAAAACCACATACCGAAGCATTATTATTTGCAGCTAGTCGTGCGCAACATTTAGATGAAGTGATCATCCCTAATTTAGACAAGGTTATTTTATGTGACCGTTATATTGATTCATCCTTTGCATACCAAGCATATGGTAGAGATTTAGGTATGGATTTTGTTAAGAAGGTTAACGATTATGCATTATGTTATATGCCTGATTTAACATTCTATATTGATTTAGACCATGAAGTTGGACTTGCAAGAGTATCTAAAAGTAGAAGTCATAAGAAAGATAGACTAGATTCTGAACAAACAATTTTCCATGATAAGGTGAGAAGTGGTTATTTAGAACTAGCAAAAACAGAAAAACGTTATAAAGTGATCAACGGTAATCAAGACGTTGAATCTATTTATAACGAAATTTTAAATGTAATTTTAGAGAGATTATGA